A part of Carassius carassius chromosome 4, fCarCar2.1, whole genome shotgun sequence genomic DNA contains:
- the LOC132138282 gene encoding leucyl-cystinyl aminopeptidase-like isoform X1, with translation METFESERAPLPRNMIENSMFEEEPDVVDLAKESPSYPIDSDDAVYEPRSSRLLVRGLGENDLDEDEEDYESSARLLGMSFMNRSSNQRGVASSYTRQQYSGSCSKPSTKTTVVGVLILVLVASMIMVVYFLPGCTFTRKGCKKSNSTMDSIYPISTSGELFPWTELRLPPSVHPVHYNISLHPNLTFMTFQGSVSILVQVLHETKNIVLHSSDLNISKVSFDGKEVHVLEYKPLQQIAIKFPEDLKKGQYVLNIDYTAKLSNSYDGFYNSSYVDTNGTKRVLAATQFEPLAARKAFPCFDEPALKSTFTIKMTRERKYISLSNMPKVKTTDLKNGLQEDEFKESVTMSTYLVAFIVAEFIGVSNNVSNTTVSVYAVPDKKDQVQYALNTSCKLLEFYNAFFDNVYPLSKLDLVAIPDFLAGAMENWGLITFRETTLLVGSNSSSIDKQLVTSVIAHELAHQWFGNLVTMSWWNDLWLNEGFATYMQYMSIETVFPDLDMDTEFLKVRFEALAKDALNSSHPVSTVVSTPEQVEEMFDAVSYEKGASILLMLNATLTDGEFRKGVIEYLQKYNLSNTESEDLWNSLSQVSKQNLNVSEMMNTWTVHKGFPLVTVERKGTLVTLTQEHFLLNAENSTDDSSLWHIPLTYVNDSCSFLSSCKQVFHLKDKTATLMLPDQVKWLKFNFRSDGFYIVHYDDEGWKNLIDALKKDVNVLSCKDRAALINNIFALSRSGKVSFREVLNLMEYIRSETDTAPLTEALFQLGQIFRLLDKRSDFDLASRMTSYIDQHFGNLMTNQSWDLESSVSKMTLRSALLEMACSLNIGNCPTQAKHLFDQWLTSNKTSQIPSDLMRTVFRVAAQTDEGWGTLLDTYKTSINDQEKRKTLDGLASTQDLRKIIWILHNSLDGSEIQTQEFPLVINTICKNFAGYLYAWDFLKENWDKITQKFPVGSFAIRSIIMSATSQFSTKTHLTETQNFFSSLGTKGSQMRIVQEAIETIKLNMRWMEKNLNTLQIFL, from the exons atGGAGACGTTTGAAAGCG AAAGAGCTCCACTGCCCAGGAACATGATTGAGAACAGCATGTTTGAGGAAGAGCCAGATGTGGTGGATTTGGCGAAGGAGTCCCCTTCCTACCCCATCGACTCAGACGATGCGGTCTATGAACCCCGCAGCTCGCGACTGTTAGTCCGAGGCCTTGGAGAAAACGACctggatgaagatgaggaagattACGAATCATCTGCCCGTCTTCTTGGAATGTCCTTCATGAATCGCAGTTCCAACCAGCGCGGCGTCGCCTCATCCTACACCCGCCAGCAGTACTCTGGATCGTGCTCGAAGCCTTCGACTAAGACAACGGTGGTAGGTGTTCTCATCCTGGTGCTGGTGGCCTCCATGATTATGGTCGTCTACTTCCTTCCAGGCTGCACTTTTACCAGAAAAGGCTGCAAGAAGTCCAATTCGACCATGGACAGCATCTATCCAATTTCCACAAGTGGTGAACTTTTCCCATGGACCGAGTTGAGGTTACCGCCCAGTGTGCATCCTGTGCATTACAATATTTCACTCCATCCCAACCTGACCTTCATGACCTTCCAAGGCAGTGTATCCATCTTGGTGCAAGTTTTGCATGAAACAAAGAATATTGTCCTTCACAGTTCTGATTTGAACATAAGCAAGGTCTCTTTTGACGGTAAAGAGGTCCACGTCCTGGAGTACAAACCGTTGCAGCAAATCGCCATCAAATTTCCAGAAGATCTTAAGAAGGGACAGTATGTTTTGAACATTGATTACACAGCAAAGCTCTCCAACAGCTATGATGGCTTCTACAACAGCTCATATGTTGACACAAATGGTACAAAAAG AGTTTTGGCCGCTACTCAGTTTGAGCCCTTGGCTGCTCGCAAGGCTTTCCCTTGTTTTGACGAGCCAGCTTTGAAATCAACTTTTACAATTAAGATGACCAGAGAACGCAAGTACATCAGCCTTTCAAACATGCCCAAG gTCAAAACCACAGATTTAAAAAATGGGCTTCAAGAAGATGAGTTTAAGGAAAGTGttacaatgagcacttacctagtTGCATTTATTGTGGCTGAATTCATCGGTGTCAGTAATAATGTCTCTAATACTACG GTGTCTGTATATGCCGTTCCAGACAAAAAGGATCAAGTGCAGTATGCTCTGAACACATCTTGTAAACTGTTGGAGTTCTACAATGCATTCTTTGACAACGTTTACCCGTTAAGCAAGCTGG ATCTAGTTGCCATTCCTGACTTCCTCGCTGGAGCCATGGAGAACTGGGGACTGATCACATTCCGTGAAACCACTTTGCTAGTAGGGAGTAATTCTTCCTCTATAGACAAGCAACTGGTGACCTCTGTCATTGCTCATGAACTTGCACACCAG TGGTTTGGAAATCTTGTCACTATGAGTTGGTGGAATGATCTTTGGCTTAATGAAGGATTTGCAACCTACATGCAGTACATGTCGATTGAAACTGTGTTCCCAGACCTTGATATG GACACTGAATTCTTAAAGGTTCGCTTTGAAGCGCTGGCCAAAGATGCATTGAACTCATCCCACCCAGTGTCCACTGTGGTGAGCACCCCTGAGCAGGTGGAAGAGATGTTTGACGCTGTGTCTTATGAGAAG GGGGCTTCAATACTGCTGATGCTCAATGCAACACTCACAGATGGGGAGTTTCGAAAAGGAGTGATCGAGTACTTACAAAAGTATAACCTATCAAACACAGAAAGTGAAGACTTATGGAACAGTCTTTCCCAG GTGAGCAAACAAAACTTAAATGTATCTGAGATGATGAACACCTGGACTGTTCATAAGGGCTTTCCTCTGGTCACAGTGGAAAGAAAAGGCACTCTAGTGACACTGACACAAGAACATTTCCTTCTAAACGCTGAAAACAGCACGGACGACAG CAGCCTGTGGCACATTCCTCTGACGTATGTTAATGACAGCTGTAGTTTTCTCAGCTCCTGCAAGCAAGTGTTCCATCTCAAGGACAAAACAG CCACATTAATGCTTCCAGATCAGGTGAAGTGGTTGAAGTTCAACTTCAGGAGTGATGGTTTCTACATAGTGCATTATGATGATGAGGGATGGAAGAACTTGATTGATGCTTTAAAGAAGGATGTGAATGTCCTCTCCTGTAAAGACCGAGCAGCTCTCATCAATAACATCTTTGCTCTCTCTAG ATCGGGCAAGGTGTCTTTCAGAGAGGTCTTAAATCTAATGGAGTACATCAGAAGTGAGACAGACACGGCTCCCCTGACTGAAGCTCTCTTCCAGCTTGGTCAGATCTTCAGGTTGCTGGACAAACGATCAGATTTTGACTTGGCCTCTAGAATGACG AGTTACATTGATCAGCATTTTGGAAATTTAATGACAAATCAGTCATGGGATCTGGAATCTTCTGTGTCAAAGATGACGCTTCGGTCTGCCCTGCTGGAGATGGCATGTTCCCTTAACATAGGGAACTGCCCAACACAGGCCAAGCATCTGTTTGATCAGTGGCTCACTTCCAACAAGACTTCTCA GATTCCCAGCGATCTCATGAGAACAGTCTTCAGAGTTGCTGCTCAGACAGATGAAGGATGGGGTACGCTTCTAGACACGTATAAAACCTCCATCAATGACCAAGAGAAACGAAAGACACTGGATGGTTTGGCCAGCACTCAGGATCTACGGAAAATCATTTG GATTCTACATAACAGTCTTGATGGAAGTGAGATTCAAACTCAAGAATTTCCTTTGGTGATCAACACAATATGCAAGAACTTTGCTGGCTACCTCTACGCTTGGGATTTTTTGAAGGAAAACTGGGATAAAATCACTCAGAA GTTTCCTGTTGGATCCTTTGCCATTCGGAGTATCATCATGTCAGCAACCAGTcagttttccacaaaaacacatCTCACAGAG ACCCAGAACTTCTTCTCTTCTCTGGGGACGAAAGGTTCTCAGATGAGGATCGTGCAGGAGGCCATTGAGACCATTAAGCTCAACATGCGATGGATGGAAAAGAACTTGAACACGCTCCAGATATTCTTGTAG
- the LOC132138282 gene encoding leucyl-cystinyl aminopeptidase-like isoform X2, giving the protein METFESERAPLPRNMIENSMFEEEPDVVDLAKESPSYPIDSDDAVYEPRSSRLLVRGLGENDLDEDEEDYESSARLLGMSFMNRSSNQRGVASSYTRQQYSGSCSKPSTKTTVVGVLILVLVASMIMVVYFLPGCTFTRKGCKKSNSTMDSIYPISTSGELFPWTELRLPPSVHPVHYNISLHPNLTFMTFQGSVSILVQVLHETKNIVLHSSDLNISKVSFDGKEVHVLEYKPLQQIAIKFPEDLKKGQYVLNIDYTAKLSNSYDGFYNSSYVDTNGTKRVLAATQFEPLAARKAFPCFDEPALKSTFTIKMTRERKYISLSNMPKVKTTDLKNGLQEDEFKESVTMSTYLVAFIVAEFIGVSNNVSNTTVSVYAVPDKKDQVQYALNTSCKLLEFYNAFFDNVYPLSKLDLVAIPDFLAGAMENWGLITFRETTLLVGSNSSSIDKQLVTSVIAHELAHQWFGNLVTMSWWNDLWLNEGFATYMQYMSIETVFPDLDMDTEFLKVRFEALAKDALNSSHPVSTVVSTPEQVEEMFDAVSYEKGASILLMLNATLTDGEFRKGVIEYLQKYNLSNTESEDLWNSLSQVSKQNLNVSEMMNTWTVHKGFPLVTVERKGTLVTLTQEHFLLNAENSTDDSLWHIPLTYVNDSCSFLSSCKQVFHLKDKTATLMLPDQVKWLKFNFRSDGFYIVHYDDEGWKNLIDALKKDVNVLSCKDRAALINNIFALSRSGKVSFREVLNLMEYIRSETDTAPLTEALFQLGQIFRLLDKRSDFDLASRMTSYIDQHFGNLMTNQSWDLESSVSKMTLRSALLEMACSLNIGNCPTQAKHLFDQWLTSNKTSQIPSDLMRTVFRVAAQTDEGWGTLLDTYKTSINDQEKRKTLDGLASTQDLRKIIWILHNSLDGSEIQTQEFPLVINTICKNFAGYLYAWDFLKENWDKITQKFPVGSFAIRSIIMSATSQFSTKTHLTETQNFFSSLGTKGSQMRIVQEAIETIKLNMRWMEKNLNTLQIFL; this is encoded by the exons atGGAGACGTTTGAAAGCG AAAGAGCTCCACTGCCCAGGAACATGATTGAGAACAGCATGTTTGAGGAAGAGCCAGATGTGGTGGATTTGGCGAAGGAGTCCCCTTCCTACCCCATCGACTCAGACGATGCGGTCTATGAACCCCGCAGCTCGCGACTGTTAGTCCGAGGCCTTGGAGAAAACGACctggatgaagatgaggaagattACGAATCATCTGCCCGTCTTCTTGGAATGTCCTTCATGAATCGCAGTTCCAACCAGCGCGGCGTCGCCTCATCCTACACCCGCCAGCAGTACTCTGGATCGTGCTCGAAGCCTTCGACTAAGACAACGGTGGTAGGTGTTCTCATCCTGGTGCTGGTGGCCTCCATGATTATGGTCGTCTACTTCCTTCCAGGCTGCACTTTTACCAGAAAAGGCTGCAAGAAGTCCAATTCGACCATGGACAGCATCTATCCAATTTCCACAAGTGGTGAACTTTTCCCATGGACCGAGTTGAGGTTACCGCCCAGTGTGCATCCTGTGCATTACAATATTTCACTCCATCCCAACCTGACCTTCATGACCTTCCAAGGCAGTGTATCCATCTTGGTGCAAGTTTTGCATGAAACAAAGAATATTGTCCTTCACAGTTCTGATTTGAACATAAGCAAGGTCTCTTTTGACGGTAAAGAGGTCCACGTCCTGGAGTACAAACCGTTGCAGCAAATCGCCATCAAATTTCCAGAAGATCTTAAGAAGGGACAGTATGTTTTGAACATTGATTACACAGCAAAGCTCTCCAACAGCTATGATGGCTTCTACAACAGCTCATATGTTGACACAAATGGTACAAAAAG AGTTTTGGCCGCTACTCAGTTTGAGCCCTTGGCTGCTCGCAAGGCTTTCCCTTGTTTTGACGAGCCAGCTTTGAAATCAACTTTTACAATTAAGATGACCAGAGAACGCAAGTACATCAGCCTTTCAAACATGCCCAAG gTCAAAACCACAGATTTAAAAAATGGGCTTCAAGAAGATGAGTTTAAGGAAAGTGttacaatgagcacttacctagtTGCATTTATTGTGGCTGAATTCATCGGTGTCAGTAATAATGTCTCTAATACTACG GTGTCTGTATATGCCGTTCCAGACAAAAAGGATCAAGTGCAGTATGCTCTGAACACATCTTGTAAACTGTTGGAGTTCTACAATGCATTCTTTGACAACGTTTACCCGTTAAGCAAGCTGG ATCTAGTTGCCATTCCTGACTTCCTCGCTGGAGCCATGGAGAACTGGGGACTGATCACATTCCGTGAAACCACTTTGCTAGTAGGGAGTAATTCTTCCTCTATAGACAAGCAACTGGTGACCTCTGTCATTGCTCATGAACTTGCACACCAG TGGTTTGGAAATCTTGTCACTATGAGTTGGTGGAATGATCTTTGGCTTAATGAAGGATTTGCAACCTACATGCAGTACATGTCGATTGAAACTGTGTTCCCAGACCTTGATATG GACACTGAATTCTTAAAGGTTCGCTTTGAAGCGCTGGCCAAAGATGCATTGAACTCATCCCACCCAGTGTCCACTGTGGTGAGCACCCCTGAGCAGGTGGAAGAGATGTTTGACGCTGTGTCTTATGAGAAG GGGGCTTCAATACTGCTGATGCTCAATGCAACACTCACAGATGGGGAGTTTCGAAAAGGAGTGATCGAGTACTTACAAAAGTATAACCTATCAAACACAGAAAGTGAAGACTTATGGAACAGTCTTTCCCAG GTGAGCAAACAAAACTTAAATGTATCTGAGATGATGAACACCTGGACTGTTCATAAGGGCTTTCCTCTGGTCACAGTGGAAAGAAAAGGCACTCTAGTGACACTGACACAAGAACATTTCCTTCTAAACGCTGAAAACAGCACGGACGACAG CCTGTGGCACATTCCTCTGACGTATGTTAATGACAGCTGTAGTTTTCTCAGCTCCTGCAAGCAAGTGTTCCATCTCAAGGACAAAACAG CCACATTAATGCTTCCAGATCAGGTGAAGTGGTTGAAGTTCAACTTCAGGAGTGATGGTTTCTACATAGTGCATTATGATGATGAGGGATGGAAGAACTTGATTGATGCTTTAAAGAAGGATGTGAATGTCCTCTCCTGTAAAGACCGAGCAGCTCTCATCAATAACATCTTTGCTCTCTCTAG ATCGGGCAAGGTGTCTTTCAGAGAGGTCTTAAATCTAATGGAGTACATCAGAAGTGAGACAGACACGGCTCCCCTGACTGAAGCTCTCTTCCAGCTTGGTCAGATCTTCAGGTTGCTGGACAAACGATCAGATTTTGACTTGGCCTCTAGAATGACG AGTTACATTGATCAGCATTTTGGAAATTTAATGACAAATCAGTCATGGGATCTGGAATCTTCTGTGTCAAAGATGACGCTTCGGTCTGCCCTGCTGGAGATGGCATGTTCCCTTAACATAGGGAACTGCCCAACACAGGCCAAGCATCTGTTTGATCAGTGGCTCACTTCCAACAAGACTTCTCA GATTCCCAGCGATCTCATGAGAACAGTCTTCAGAGTTGCTGCTCAGACAGATGAAGGATGGGGTACGCTTCTAGACACGTATAAAACCTCCATCAATGACCAAGAGAAACGAAAGACACTGGATGGTTTGGCCAGCACTCAGGATCTACGGAAAATCATTTG GATTCTACATAACAGTCTTGATGGAAGTGAGATTCAAACTCAAGAATTTCCTTTGGTGATCAACACAATATGCAAGAACTTTGCTGGCTACCTCTACGCTTGGGATTTTTTGAAGGAAAACTGGGATAAAATCACTCAGAA GTTTCCTGTTGGATCCTTTGCCATTCGGAGTATCATCATGTCAGCAACCAGTcagttttccacaaaaacacatCTCACAGAG ACCCAGAACTTCTTCTCTTCTCTGGGGACGAAAGGTTCTCAGATGAGGATCGTGCAGGAGGCCATTGAGACCATTAAGCTCAACATGCGATGGATGGAAAAGAACTTGAACACGCTCCAGATATTCTTGTAG
- the LOC132138282 gene encoding leucyl-cystinyl aminopeptidase-like isoform X3, with amino-acid sequence MIENSMFEEEPDVVDLAKESPSYPIDSDDAVYEPRSSRLLVRGLGENDLDEDEEDYESSARLLGMSFMNRSSNQRGVASSYTRQQYSGSCSKPSTKTTVVGVLILVLVASMIMVVYFLPGCTFTRKGCKKSNSTMDSIYPISTSGELFPWTELRLPPSVHPVHYNISLHPNLTFMTFQGSVSILVQVLHETKNIVLHSSDLNISKVSFDGKEVHVLEYKPLQQIAIKFPEDLKKGQYVLNIDYTAKLSNSYDGFYNSSYVDTNGTKRVLAATQFEPLAARKAFPCFDEPALKSTFTIKMTRERKYISLSNMPKVKTTDLKNGLQEDEFKESVTMSTYLVAFIVAEFIGVSNNVSNTTVSVYAVPDKKDQVQYALNTSCKLLEFYNAFFDNVYPLSKLDLVAIPDFLAGAMENWGLITFRETTLLVGSNSSSIDKQLVTSVIAHELAHQWFGNLVTMSWWNDLWLNEGFATYMQYMSIETVFPDLDMDTEFLKVRFEALAKDALNSSHPVSTVVSTPEQVEEMFDAVSYEKGASILLMLNATLTDGEFRKGVIEYLQKYNLSNTESEDLWNSLSQVSKQNLNVSEMMNTWTVHKGFPLVTVERKGTLVTLTQEHFLLNAENSTDDSSLWHIPLTYVNDSCSFLSSCKQVFHLKDKTATLMLPDQVKWLKFNFRSDGFYIVHYDDEGWKNLIDALKKDVNVLSCKDRAALINNIFALSRSGKVSFREVLNLMEYIRSETDTAPLTEALFQLGQIFRLLDKRSDFDLASRMTSYIDQHFGNLMTNQSWDLESSVSKMTLRSALLEMACSLNIGNCPTQAKHLFDQWLTSNKTSQIPSDLMRTVFRVAAQTDEGWGTLLDTYKTSINDQEKRKTLDGLASTQDLRKIIWILHNSLDGSEIQTQEFPLVINTICKNFAGYLYAWDFLKENWDKITQKFPVGSFAIRSIIMSATSQFSTKTHLTETQNFFSSLGTKGSQMRIVQEAIETIKLNMRWMEKNLNTLQIFL; translated from the exons ATGATTGAGAACAGCATGTTTGAGGAAGAGCCAGATGTGGTGGATTTGGCGAAGGAGTCCCCTTCCTACCCCATCGACTCAGACGATGCGGTCTATGAACCCCGCAGCTCGCGACTGTTAGTCCGAGGCCTTGGAGAAAACGACctggatgaagatgaggaagattACGAATCATCTGCCCGTCTTCTTGGAATGTCCTTCATGAATCGCAGTTCCAACCAGCGCGGCGTCGCCTCATCCTACACCCGCCAGCAGTACTCTGGATCGTGCTCGAAGCCTTCGACTAAGACAACGGTGGTAGGTGTTCTCATCCTGGTGCTGGTGGCCTCCATGATTATGGTCGTCTACTTCCTTCCAGGCTGCACTTTTACCAGAAAAGGCTGCAAGAAGTCCAATTCGACCATGGACAGCATCTATCCAATTTCCACAAGTGGTGAACTTTTCCCATGGACCGAGTTGAGGTTACCGCCCAGTGTGCATCCTGTGCATTACAATATTTCACTCCATCCCAACCTGACCTTCATGACCTTCCAAGGCAGTGTATCCATCTTGGTGCAAGTTTTGCATGAAACAAAGAATATTGTCCTTCACAGTTCTGATTTGAACATAAGCAAGGTCTCTTTTGACGGTAAAGAGGTCCACGTCCTGGAGTACAAACCGTTGCAGCAAATCGCCATCAAATTTCCAGAAGATCTTAAGAAGGGACAGTATGTTTTGAACATTGATTACACAGCAAAGCTCTCCAACAGCTATGATGGCTTCTACAACAGCTCATATGTTGACACAAATGGTACAAAAAG AGTTTTGGCCGCTACTCAGTTTGAGCCCTTGGCTGCTCGCAAGGCTTTCCCTTGTTTTGACGAGCCAGCTTTGAAATCAACTTTTACAATTAAGATGACCAGAGAACGCAAGTACATCAGCCTTTCAAACATGCCCAAG gTCAAAACCACAGATTTAAAAAATGGGCTTCAAGAAGATGAGTTTAAGGAAAGTGttacaatgagcacttacctagtTGCATTTATTGTGGCTGAATTCATCGGTGTCAGTAATAATGTCTCTAATACTACG GTGTCTGTATATGCCGTTCCAGACAAAAAGGATCAAGTGCAGTATGCTCTGAACACATCTTGTAAACTGTTGGAGTTCTACAATGCATTCTTTGACAACGTTTACCCGTTAAGCAAGCTGG ATCTAGTTGCCATTCCTGACTTCCTCGCTGGAGCCATGGAGAACTGGGGACTGATCACATTCCGTGAAACCACTTTGCTAGTAGGGAGTAATTCTTCCTCTATAGACAAGCAACTGGTGACCTCTGTCATTGCTCATGAACTTGCACACCAG TGGTTTGGAAATCTTGTCACTATGAGTTGGTGGAATGATCTTTGGCTTAATGAAGGATTTGCAACCTACATGCAGTACATGTCGATTGAAACTGTGTTCCCAGACCTTGATATG GACACTGAATTCTTAAAGGTTCGCTTTGAAGCGCTGGCCAAAGATGCATTGAACTCATCCCACCCAGTGTCCACTGTGGTGAGCACCCCTGAGCAGGTGGAAGAGATGTTTGACGCTGTGTCTTATGAGAAG GGGGCTTCAATACTGCTGATGCTCAATGCAACACTCACAGATGGGGAGTTTCGAAAAGGAGTGATCGAGTACTTACAAAAGTATAACCTATCAAACACAGAAAGTGAAGACTTATGGAACAGTCTTTCCCAG GTGAGCAAACAAAACTTAAATGTATCTGAGATGATGAACACCTGGACTGTTCATAAGGGCTTTCCTCTGGTCACAGTGGAAAGAAAAGGCACTCTAGTGACACTGACACAAGAACATTTCCTTCTAAACGCTGAAAACAGCACGGACGACAG CAGCCTGTGGCACATTCCTCTGACGTATGTTAATGACAGCTGTAGTTTTCTCAGCTCCTGCAAGCAAGTGTTCCATCTCAAGGACAAAACAG CCACATTAATGCTTCCAGATCAGGTGAAGTGGTTGAAGTTCAACTTCAGGAGTGATGGTTTCTACATAGTGCATTATGATGATGAGGGATGGAAGAACTTGATTGATGCTTTAAAGAAGGATGTGAATGTCCTCTCCTGTAAAGACCGAGCAGCTCTCATCAATAACATCTTTGCTCTCTCTAG ATCGGGCAAGGTGTCTTTCAGAGAGGTCTTAAATCTAATGGAGTACATCAGAAGTGAGACAGACACGGCTCCCCTGACTGAAGCTCTCTTCCAGCTTGGTCAGATCTTCAGGTTGCTGGACAAACGATCAGATTTTGACTTGGCCTCTAGAATGACG AGTTACATTGATCAGCATTTTGGAAATTTAATGACAAATCAGTCATGGGATCTGGAATCTTCTGTGTCAAAGATGACGCTTCGGTCTGCCCTGCTGGAGATGGCATGTTCCCTTAACATAGGGAACTGCCCAACACAGGCCAAGCATCTGTTTGATCAGTGGCTCACTTCCAACAAGACTTCTCA GATTCCCAGCGATCTCATGAGAACAGTCTTCAGAGTTGCTGCTCAGACAGATGAAGGATGGGGTACGCTTCTAGACACGTATAAAACCTCCATCAATGACCAAGAGAAACGAAAGACACTGGATGGTTTGGCCAGCACTCAGGATCTACGGAAAATCATTTG GATTCTACATAACAGTCTTGATGGAAGTGAGATTCAAACTCAAGAATTTCCTTTGGTGATCAACACAATATGCAAGAACTTTGCTGGCTACCTCTACGCTTGGGATTTTTTGAAGGAAAACTGGGATAAAATCACTCAGAA GTTTCCTGTTGGATCCTTTGCCATTCGGAGTATCATCATGTCAGCAACCAGTcagttttccacaaaaacacatCTCACAGAG ACCCAGAACTTCTTCTCTTCTCTGGGGACGAAAGGTTCTCAGATGAGGATCGTGCAGGAGGCCATTGAGACCATTAAGCTCAACATGCGATGGATGGAAAAGAACTTGAACACGCTCCAGATATTCTTGTAG